Genomic window (Escherichia fergusonii ATCC 35469):
ACCAGTATTCATTTTCTTGATGAAGACGAAATGCAACGTCTGAATAAAGCGCATTTGTTAAAACCTTATTTAACCAGCCGCCATCAGGAAATTAATGAGTGGAATCGCCAGCAAGGTTCTACGGAGTCAGTATTAAACCTGCGTCGAATGACCAATATTGGAACCTTTCGCGCCTATCTGAACGAATATCTACGTAACCATCCGCGGATTCGTAAAGATATGACCTTAATGGTGCGCCAACTGGCACCGGGAGATAATGGTTTACCGCTTGAGATCTATGCGTTTACCAACACCGTGGTGTGGCTGGAATATGAAAGTATTCAGGCTGATATTTTCGACCACATATTTGCGATTGTCGAAGAGTTTGGTCTGCGGCTTCATCAGTCGCCAACCGGCAATGATATTCGCTCCCTGGCAGGTGCATTTAAGCAGTAATTAAAAAACCGCTCTCATCGAATGGATGAGAGCGGTTTCGGATGGTTGACATCGTTTTGTCGGATGTAGCGTGAACGCCTTATTTCCGACGCAGCGTTTTAAACGCCACAAACAGGAATACAATCCACACTGGCAGCAAAATCGCTGACAAGCGCATATCATCCATCGTGCACATCAGCAGCAAAATCATGCCAAGGAAGGCAATGCAGAGATAGTTGCCGAATGGATAAAGCAGCGCTTTAAACTGTGTTTCACGCCCCTGACGTCGCATCGCCGCGCGAAAACGCAGATGCGCCAGACAGATCATAATCCAGTTCAACAGCAGCGTTGCCACCACCAGCGCCATCAGCAGACCAAACGCTTTTTGCGGCAGCAGATAGTTAATCAGCACCACCAGAGAAGTGATCGCCCCGGAAAGCATCAGCGAGTTGATCGGCACGCCGCGACGGCTGACGCGAGTCAAAAACTTCGGCGCATTACCCTGCACAGAAAGGCCAAACAGCATGCGGCTGTTAGAGTAAACCCCGCTGTTATACACCGACAGCGAAGCTACCAGAATGACGAAGTTCAGCGCAGAAGCTACCACGTTGCTGTCGAGATTATGGAAAATCATCACAAACGGGCTACTGTTGGATTTCACTTCCACCCACGGGTAGAGTGCCAGTAAAACCACCAGTGAACCGATATAAAACAGCAGGATGCGATACACCACCTGATTCACTGCTTTAGGGATGCTTTTTTCCGGATCGCGCGCTTCAGCGGCAGTAATCCCAATCAGCTCCAGACCGCCGAAGGAGAACATAATCACCGCCAGCGACAAAATCAGCCCATTCCAGCCGGTGGCGAAGAAACCACCGTAGCGCCAGAGGTTGTCGATACTGGCTTTCTCGCCGCCGTGCCCAGAAAACAGCAGCCACAGGCCAAAGCCGATCATACCGATGATCGCCAGCACTTTAATCAGCGCAAACCAGAACTCGGTTTCGCCATATAAGCGCACGTTTACCAGGTTAACGGCGTTGATGATAATAAAGAAGGCGGCAGCCCAAATCCACGTTGGAACATCCGGGAACCAGTACTGCATATAGATGCCCGCAGCGGTCAGCTCTGCCATTCCCACCAGCACGAACATCACCCAGTAGTTCCAGCCGGAGAGGAACCCGGCGAACGGTCCCCAGTATTTATAGGCAAAGTGGGCAAACGAACCAGATACCGGCTCTTCGACCACCATTTCGCCAAGCTGGCGCATAATCAGGAAAGCGATGATCCCGGCGACGCCGTAGCCCAGCAATACAGCCGGACCCGCCATCTGAATCGCCGGGCCAATGCCAAGAAACAGACCAGTACCAATTGCGCCACCCAGCGCAATCAGTTGAATATGACGGTTATGTAATCCGCGATGAAGCGTCGGCTCTTGATTCGACGCAGTATCTTCCGATACGGTTGACGCGTTTTTCACGCCTTTCCCCTGTGTGTCTTTTTTGTTGAGGGGCACCTTTTAACATTTAGTGCCCATCGTCGCAAGACACAATCCACACGGTTAAACCGGGTATCTTGCTTTTATTTCCGTACCCGGTGTCGGTGCAGCCACATCAGCTTATACGCCGCCGGGATAATAAACAGCGACAGCAAAGGTGCGGTGATCATGCCGCCAATCATCGGCGCGGCAATCCGGCTCATCACCTCTGAACCTGCCCCCGTTCCCCACAAAATCGGCAGCAGACCCGCGATAATCACCGCCACCGTCATCGCTTTCGGGCGCACACGCAGCACTGCGCCGTGATATAACGCTTCATCCAGCTTCTGCTCGCTGAATGTTTGCGGATTATCCAGGGATGGCTCTGCCTCTATGGCGTGACGTAAATACATCAGCATCACCACGCCAAATTCGGCGGCGACTCCCGCGAGGGCGATAAAGCCAGTGCCCGTTGCCACGGAAAGATGAAAGTCCATCCACCACAGTAACCAGATGCCACCCACCAGCGCAAACGGTACGCTGCTGATAATCAGCAACGCTTCGCCCACCCGACGGAACGCCAGATACAACAGCACGAAGATGATCATCAACGTCATCGGCACCATGAGTTTCAGCTTGTGGTTGGCACGCTCCAGCAACTCGAACTGCCCGGAGAATGCCACGCTGGTACCCGGTTTTAACTGCACTTTTTCAGCTATCGCTTTTTGCAAATCGTGAACCACCGACACCATGTCACGATCGCGGGCATCGATATAAATCCAGCTCGTCGGGCGCGCATTCTCGGTTTTCAGCATCGACGGTCCAGTGGAGACTTTAACGTCGGCCACGTCTGCCAGGGTGATTTGCTGCTTCATCGGCGTCAGGATCGGTAGCTGGCGCAGCGCCTGTGGGCTATCGCGCCAGCTTTGCGGATAACGCAGATTAATTGGATAACGGGCAATCCCTTCCACCGTTTCACCAACCATCGCCCCGCCCACCGCAGAAGCCACAAACAACTGCACATCCGCCACCGTCATACCGTAACGGGCGGCTTTTTCACGGTTGATCTCAACGTTGATATAGCGCCCACCTTCCAGACGTTCAGCAAGGGCTGAAGCCACGCCGGGCACCGTTCGCGCCACTTCTTCAATTTGCTCCGCCATCGCGTCGATATCCGCCAGCACCGTGCCGGAAACTTTAATGCCGATAGGGCTTTTAATGCCGGTCGAGAGCATATCGATACGGTTACGAATTGGCGGCACCCACAGATTTGCCAGCCCCGGCAGACGCACGGTGTTATCCAGTTCCTCAATGATTTTGTCCATCGTCATGCCTGGCCGCCACTGATCCTGTGGCTTAAGCTGGATGGTCGTTTCTACCATCTCCAGCGGTGCGGAGTCGGTGGCGGTTTCCGCTTTCCCGGTTTTGCCAAATACCCGCGCCACTTCAGGTACGCTCATAATCAGCTTGTCGGTTTTTTGCAGCATACTCGCCGCCTCTGCTGCGGAAATCCCCGGCAGTGTCGATGGCATATACAACAAGTCGCCTTCATTGATCTGCGGTAAAAATTCTCCGCCAACTTTATTGAGCGGCCAGAGAACCGTCAGCACCGAAAGCGCTGCCACCAACAGCGTGGTTTTCGGCCAGTGCAGTACTTTCAGCAATAGCGGATGATAAACACGAATCAAAAAGCGATTGAGCGGGTTACTGCTTTCCGGTGGAATTTTTCCACGGATCCAGTAGCCCATCAGGATGGGGATCACTACGATCGCCAGCAGCGCCGCGCCCGCCATCGCATACGTTTTGGTGAACGCCAGCGGGCCAAACAGACGCCCTTCCTGTCCTTCCAGAGTAAAGATCGGGATAAACGACAACGTGATAATCAGCAAGCTGATAAACAGCGCCGGCCCCACTTCAACAGATGCATCGGTGATCACCTGCCAGCGCGTTTTATTATCCAGCGTGGCGTCAGGATGCTGGTGCTGCCACTCTTCCAGCCGTTTATGCGCATTCTCGATCATGACGATAGCGGCATCGACCATCGCCCCGACGGCAATCGCAATACCGCCCAGCGACATAATATTGGCATTCAGCCCCTGGAAGTGCATGATAATAAAAGCAATACACAACCCCAGCGGCAACGAAATAATCGCCACCAGCGCCGAGCGCACATGCCAGAGAAACAGCGCGCAGACCATCGCCACCACAATAAACTCTTCCAGCAACTTGCCGCTGAGGTTGTCGATGGCGCGGTCAATAAGCTGGCTGCGATCGTATGTTGTAACTATCTCCACGCCTTCCGGCAGACTGCTTTTCAGCGTTTCCAGTTTGTCCTTCACGGCGGCGATCACTTCACGGGCGTTTTTGCCGGAACGCAGGATCACCACCCCACCAGCCACTTCTCCTTCGCCATTCAGTTCGGCAATGCCCCGGCGCATTTCCGGGCCAACCTGGACCTTCGCAACATCACGCAGATAAACGGGCACGCCATTTTCACTGGCTTTTAAAACGATGTGATTGAAGTCGTCGAGCGTTTGCAGATAGCCGCTGGCGCGTACCATATATTCCGCTTCCGCCAGTTCGATCGACGAACCGCCCGCTTCCTGGTTTGAAGCATCCAGCGCGCTTTTTACTTCGGCGAGACTGATGCCATATTGCGCCAGGCGCTGTGGATCGATAACCACCTGATACTCTTTCACCACACCGCCCACCGACGCCACTTCCGCAACGTCAGGGATGGTTTTTAGCTCATATTTGAGAAACCAGTCCTGCAATGAGCGTAAATCGGCCAGATCGTGCTTACCGCTGCGATCCACCAGTGCATATTCATAGATCCAGCCAACACCCGTGGCATCTGGACCCAACTCGGCGCTGACTCCCGCAGGCAGCTTACCCTGTACCTGGTTGAGGTACTCCAGCACCCGCGAGCGCGCCCAGTACGGATCGGTGCCATCTTCGAAAATGACATACACATAAGAGTCGCCAAACTGCGAGAAACCGCGCACAGTCTTCGCGCCAGGTACTGACAACATGGTGGTGGTTAGCGGATAAGTCACCTGATTTTCAACGATTTGCGGTGCCTGACCGGGATAGCTGGTTTTAATAATCACCTGCACATCGGAGAGATCCGGCAGCGCATCCACTGGTGTGTTAATGATAGTCCAGGTGCCCCAGATACTCAGAAACAACGCGCCCATCAGCACCAGAAAACGGTTCGCCACCGAGCGACGAATAATCCATTCTATCATTGGTTATTCCCTCAATGCGCATGGGTAGCACTTTCAGAGCGCATCCGCTCCAGTGCACCAGAAATATTGGCTTCGGAATCGATCAGGAACAGGCCGCTGGAAACCACCTTTTCGCCTTCCGCCAGACCAGAACGTAGCGCGGTGACGCCTTGCGACGCCTGGAAAACAGCAACGCGTTTCGGTACAAAGTGCCCGTCGGCATCAACGGTAATCACCCGCTGTTCGTTACCAGTATCAATCAGTGCCTGTGACGGAATGAGCAGCATCGGTTCGCTGGCGGTGTTGAGTTGCAACCAGGCGTTCATTCCCGGTTTTAGCGCCTCGTCGTCGTTGTCGACTTCCAGACGCAGTTGCAGCGTGCGGGTCGCGGCATCCACGCCGGGTAGAAGGGTCCATTTGCGGATGCTGAGCGTTTTATCCGGTCGCGCCGGAACGGTGAGCGTAAACTGCGAGGCATCTTTCACCAGCCAGGCGATGGACTCCGGGATCGCAGCAGTGACCCACACCGGGTCCATACCCTGAATTTTCGCGACCACGTTATCTTTGGCGATATTCATTCCCGCACGCAGATCAAACGCAGTGATCACGCCATCAATGGGCGCTTTGAGCGTAAAGCGAGTCTGGATTTTTTGCGTGGTAATCAGGCGGCGAATATCGGCCTCCGGCATTCCCGCCAGCCGCAGGCGTTCAAGAATACCGTCGGTCTGGGTCGCCGTACCGCCGGTTTCGCGCAGCAGTAAATACTCACTCTGCGCTTCCACCCAGTCGGGAATGGTCAGGTCGAGAAGCGGTGTGCCCTTTTGCACTTTATCGCCCACGGTGAGCGGATACACCTTGTCGATAAACCCGGCGGCGCGGGCCTGCACAATGGCAAACTGATACTCGTTGTAACTCACATTCGCTGGGAAATTCTGGGCAAAAGTCAGCGGCCCGCGCGTGACGGTCGCCGTTTTTACCCCTAGATTTTGCGTCTGGGTCGGGTCAATGCGCACACCAGACGCAGAACTCTCTTCATCGGCATATTTCGGCACCAGATCCATATCCATAAACGGCGATTTACCTGGTTTATCGAACCGCGTATTGGGATACATCGGGTCGTACCAGAATAATATTTTACGTTCTGCGGTCGGCGTTTTTTCTGCGGGCGGTTCAGCCTTTGCAAACCAGGTAAAACCTGCCGCAGAAATAATACCGCCCGCGATCATGCTGCCGATAATAAGCGCGATTTTTTTCATCTCATTAAACCTGGGTTACTGGCTGACTTTAATATCCTGTAATAAAGAAAGGTTGCCCTGCTGGACAAAATTAAACGCTACTTTGTCGCCAGTTTTAATTTCACTCATTTTCGTCTGCGGGGTGATGGTAAAGCGCATGGTCATCTCCGGCCAGTTCACTGCGGCAATCGGATCGTGGTGGATGGTGATTTTTTTGCTTTCCAGATCAATAGTTTTTACCACACCGGTGGCGCTAATGACCTGTGGTTGTGCCTCGCTCATGGTTTCATGATGATGTTCGTTAGCCTGGGCATTAAAGCCAATAACAGTAAACAGACTGAACATTACGACTTGCAGTGCTTTTTTCATTATTCTCTCCTGGAGTTAAAATTTATTGCTGCCAACCGCCACCCAGGGCGGTATATAAGGAAACTTCGTTAACCTGACGGGCATAATTCAGGTCGAGTAAAGTTTGTCGGGTTGCAAATAAGGAACGCTCGGCATCCAGCACTTCCAGATAACTTACCGCGCCGTGCTGATATAATGCCCGCGCCCGTTGCAACGTAATTTGCAGCGACGCCAGATAACGCTGCTGGGCGCTGATTTGATCGTTCAGGCTTTGACGTAATGCAAGCGCATCTGCCACTTCTTTAAAGGCGTTCTGGATTTTCTGTTCATAATTCACCACCGACTGCTGCTGGCGAATTTCGGCGATATCCAGATTGGCCTGGTTGCGTCCGGCATTAAAAATGGGGATCTCAATTTTGGGAATAAAATTCCACATCCCGCTGCTGGCGTTAAATAATGATGACAGATCGCTGCTGGCGGTTGATATTCCGCTGGTCAGGCTGATAGACGGGAAAAATGCCGCACGCGCAGCACCAATATTGGCATTAGCCGCCATTAACGCGTGTTCAGCTTCCATAATATCCGGGCGCTGCAACAAGATTTGCGACGACAAGCCCGCCGGTAATTTAACGCTTTGCAGGCTGTCGCTGTTTACTGTCTGCGCTTGCGGCAGCTTGCCGTAGCTTCCCAATAACAGTTGCAATGCATTATTCGCCTGCGCCAGTTCCCCCTGACGTTTAGCGATATCACTGCGGGTACTTTCTATCACCCCGCGAGCCTGTTCCAGCGCCAGAACATTGCTGCTACCAGTCAAAAGTTGTTTTTCGACAAACGCATATGACTGCTGATAATTACGCAGCGTTTCTTCGGCTATTTGTAATTGCGCATAAGCCAGTTGCTGATTGAAATAGCTTTGCGCGACATTAGAAACCAGCAGAATATGCACCGCGCGCTGAGCTTCCTCAGTGGCTAAATAATTTTGTCGCTCGGCTTCGCTCATGTTCTTTAAGCGACCGAAAAAATCGAAATCAAAGCTGGCGTTAAGGCCAGTCGAGAACTCCCGCGTCGTGGCTGAATCGCCTTTAAGATTGCCGCTCCAGCTGCCGCTACCCTCGCCATTGAGCTGCGGGTAGCGGTCGGCATCGGTCAGACGATATTGCGTCCGTGCCTCCTGCACTTTCAGCGTCGCCATGCGCAAATCCCGGTTATTCACCAGCGCCTCGCTAATCAGCGTCTTCACCTGATTATCAACAAAAAAGGTGCGCCAGCCCGCGTTCTGGTAGTTATCTACCGCGTTAACCTGGCCGTTCTGGCTGAGTGAGAACTGCTGCGGCACGGGCATTGCCGGACGCTGATAATCCGGTGCCAGTGAACAACCGGTTAGCGCAAGGGCCACACAAAATGGCAGAAGTTTACAAGGAGACATAGGCACATAATTTCTGGTGATTTTATGCCGCCAACTTTACACGCCAGGCTCTGATTTTCCGGTGACAGGAAAATGACAAAATTGTCATTTTGCCAATAAGCGATTGCCATCTGATCCCGCTACTCTAGAATTGCCCGGGCAACATGCGGAGGAAATATGAAACTGTTGATTGTCGAAGATGAAAAGAAAACCGGCGAATACTTAACCAAAGGGTTAACCGAGGCCGGTTTTGTGGTTGATTTGGCCGATAACGGGCTGAATGGATATCATCTGGCGATGACAGGTGATTATGACCTGATAATCCTCGATATTATGCTGCCGGACGTGAACGGCTGGGATATTGTGCGCATGTTGCGTTCCGCCAATAAAGGGATGCCGATTCTGTTGCTTACCGCGCTTGGCACCATTGAACATCGCGTCAAGGGGCTGGAGCTGGGAGCGGATGACTATCTGGTGAAGCCGTTCGCTTTTGCTGAACTGCTGGCGCGGGTGCGCACTCTACTGCGTCGCGGGGCGGCGGTGATTATCGAAAGTCAGTTTCAGGTTGCCGACCTGATGGTCGATCTCGTCAGCCGCAAAGTCACCCGCAGCGGCACGCGCATCACTTTGACCAGTAAAGAGTTTACTCTGCTGGAGTTTTTTCTCCGCCATCAGGGCGAAGTGCTGCCCCGCTCGCTTATCGCCTCGCAGGTATGGGACATGAATTTTGACAGCGACACTAACGCCATTGATGTGGCGGTGAAGCGACTGCGCGGCAAAATCGACAACGACTTTGAGCCAAAGCTAATTCAGACCGTACGCGGCGTAGGCTATATGCTTGAGGTGCCGGATGGCCAGTAAGCCGTTTCAGCGCCCGTTTTCGCTGGCAACCCGCCTGACCTTTTTTATCAGCCTTGCCACCATTGCAGCGTTTTTCGTCTTTGCCTGGATCATGATCCACTCGGTAAAAGTGCATTTTGCCGAGCAGGATATTAATGATTTAAAAGAGATTAGCGCCACATTCAAGCGCGTTCTTAATCATCCCGAAGAGACACAAGCCCGACGCTTAATGACGCTGGAAGATATCGTCAGTGGTTATTCCAACGTGTTGATTTCTCTGGCAGATAGCCACGGTAAAACGGTGTATCACTCCCCCGGTGCGCCGGATATCCGCGAGTTTGCACGTGATGCCATACCCGATAAAGACGCTCGGGGCGGCGAGGTGTATCTCCTTTCCGGCCCGACAATGATGATGCCAGGCCACGGTCACGGGCATATGGAACACAGCAACTGGCGGATGATTAACTTGCCGGTTGGCCCGTTGGTGGACGGCAAACCGATTTATACGCTCTACATCGCGCTGTCTATCGATTTTCATCTTCATTACATTAATGATTTGATGAATAAACTTATTATGACCGCATCGATCATCAGCATCCTGATCGTCTTTATCGTGCTGCTGGCGGTACATAAAGGCCACGCGCCAATTCGCAGCGTCAGCCGTCAAATCCAGAACATTACCTCGAAAGATCTCGACGTTCGCCTCGATCCACAGACCGTGCCCATTGAACTCGAACAATTGGGGCTGTCGTTCAACCATATGATCGAGCGTATCGAGGATGTCTTTACCCGCCAGTCCAATTTCTCAGCGGATATCGCCCACGAAATTCGCACGCCGATTACGAATCTCATAACGCAAACGGAAATCGCCCTCAGCCAGTCGCGCAGCCAGAAGGAGCTGGAAGATGTGCTCTACTCTAATCTCGAAGAGCTGACGCGAATGGCGAAAATGGTCAGCGATATGCTGTTTCTCGCTCAGGCCGATAACAACCAGTTAATCCCCGAAAAGAAAATGCTCAACCTGGCGGATGAAGTTGGCAAAGTGTTCGATTTTTTCGAGGCGTTAGCGGAAGATCGCGGCGTAGCACTACGGTTTGTTGGCGACAAATGTCAGGTTGCGGGCGATCCGCTGATGCTGCGTCGGGCGTTAAGCAACCTGCTTTCTAACGCCCTGCGTTATACGCCACCCGGAAAGGCAATTGTAGTGCGCTGCCAGACGGTCGATCACCAGGTGCAAGTTACCGTCGAAAACCCCGGTGCTCCCATTGCGCCCGAGCACTTACCGCGATTGTTTGACCGTTTCTACCGCGTTGACCCTTCCCGCCAGCGAAAAGGTGAAGGCAGCGGCATTGGGCTGGCGATAGTGAAATCGATTGTTGTCGCGCATAAAGGCACGGTTGCAGTAACGTCAGATGCGCGGGGAACAAGGTTTGTTATCGGGCTACCGGAGAGAGAGTGATTGGTCAGATAATGCAGTGGATGTTAATTGAATTGAGAATTAGCTATTTCGTCACGAGAAAAAGCGTAAAATCCGTTTCGTGCAGATGGTGAGTTTTATCAGGGTATGGCGGTAGCGCAACTGCCTTCGGATAATATATATAGTGTGAATGTATACCCCAGATAACTTCACCATCCAAATATATTCTTGAGATTAAAATATCGTATATTAATCGTATGGGTGAAAATCCTGTTAATATTTTAACGAATCATGAGTACTATAAAGTGGAAAAAATCATAGAACAGATAAAACCATTTTGGACAAAATATGATTCTTTGTCAGAAAAAGATATGATGTTGTTAGAGTCCAATTTCACGCATCGTTTTCCAGAAGATATGAAAGAGTTTTTTCTGTGGTCTAACGGTGGAGCAGGTAAATTTCACAATATTTACATTTCCTTGTGGCCATTAGACGAAATCAAGGAATTAAATGATGGTTATTTAATCAATCATTATCTAGGTGAACAGTTCATGGCTTTTGGTTCTGATGGTGGGCCGATATGTTTTTTACTGGATTATCGTAATCCAGAACACACCAGAATATCTTCCGTAAATTTTGGTGACCTGGATATAGCTGAAGTAAAACAAATAGCAATTTCATTCGATGTTTTTTTAGAGTTGGCAGGAAATGGAAAAATTATAAGTAATAATTTGTAGTCAAGCAATCATCTCTCATACTGGAAATTGTCGAGGAAAGCAGAGAAAATATTTTCAGGAGTAAGACACATCATCATGAATTTTTTCGTGGTGGAGTGGGTGGTCATGTTTCTATCTCACGGAATACACATAACCGTGATGCTACAGGGCTGGAAAAATTTGAAAATGTGAGTTC
Coding sequences:
- the pheP gene encoding phenylalanine transporter — translated: MKNASTVSEDTASNQEPTLHRGLHNRHIQLIALGGAIGTGLFLGIGPAIQMAGPAVLLGYGVAGIIAFLIMRQLGEMVVEEPVSGSFAHFAYKYWGPFAGFLSGWNYWVMFVLVGMAELTAAGIYMQYWFPDVPTWIWAAAFFIIINAVNLVNVRLYGETEFWFALIKVLAIIGMIGFGLWLLFSGHGGEKASIDNLWRYGGFFATGWNGLILSLAVIMFSFGGLELIGITAAEARDPEKSIPKAVNQVVYRILLFYIGSLVVLLALYPWVEVKSNSSPFVMIFHNLDSNVVASALNFVILVASLSVYNSGVYSNSRMLFGLSVQGNAPKFLTRVSRRGVPINSLMLSGAITSLVVLINYLLPQKAFGLLMALVVATLLLNWIMICLAHLRFRAAMRRQGRETQFKALLYPFGNYLCIAFLGMILLLMCTMDDMRLSAILLPVWIVFLFVAFKTLRRK
- the cusA gene encoding Cu(+)/Ag(+) efflux RND transporter permease subunit CusA; translated protein: MIEWIIRRSVANRFLVLMGALFLSIWGTWTIINTPVDALPDLSDVQVIIKTSYPGQAPQIVENQVTYPLTTTMLSVPGAKTVRGFSQFGDSYVYVIFEDGTDPYWARSRVLEYLNQVQGKLPAGVSAELGPDATGVGWIYEYALVDRSGKHDLADLRSLQDWFLKYELKTIPDVAEVASVGGVVKEYQVVIDPQRLAQYGISLAEVKSALDASNQEAGGSSIELAEAEYMVRASGYLQTLDDFNHIVLKASENGVPVYLRDVAKVQVGPEMRRGIAELNGEGEVAGGVVILRSGKNAREVIAAVKDKLETLKSSLPEGVEIVTTYDRSQLIDRAIDNLSGKLLEEFIVVAMVCALFLWHVRSALVAIISLPLGLCIAFIIMHFQGLNANIMSLGGIAIAVGAMVDAAIVMIENAHKRLEEWQHQHPDATLDNKTRWQVITDASVEVGPALFISLLIITLSFIPIFTLEGQEGRLFGPLAFTKTYAMAGAALLAIVVIPILMGYWIRGKIPPESSNPLNRFLIRVYHPLLLKVLHWPKTTLLVAALSVLTVLWPLNKVGGEFLPQINEGDLLYMPSTLPGISAAEAASMLQKTDKLIMSVPEVARVFGKTGKAETATDSAPLEMVETTIQLKPQDQWRPGMTMDKIIEELDNTVRLPGLANLWVPPIRNRIDMLSTGIKSPIGIKVSGTVLADIDAMAEQIEEVARTVPGVASALAERLEGGRYINVEINREKAARYGMTVADVQLFVASAVGGAMVGETVEGIARYPINLRYPQSWRDSPQALRQLPILTPMKQQITLADVADVKVSTGPSMLKTENARPTSWIYIDARDRDMVSVVHDLQKAIAEKVQLKPGTSVAFSGQFELLERANHKLKLMVPMTLMIIFVLLYLAFRRVGEALLIISSVPFALVGGIWLLWWMDFHLSVATGTGFIALAGVAAEFGVVMLMYLRHAIEAEPSLDNPQTFSEQKLDEALYHGAVLRVRPKAMTVAVIIAGLLPILWGTGAGSEVMSRIAAPMIGGMITAPLLSLFIIPAAYKLMWLHRHRVRK
- the cusB gene encoding Cu(+)/Ag(+) efflux RND transporter periplasmic adaptor subunit CusB, whose amino-acid sequence is MKKIALIIGSMIAGGIISAAGFTWFAKAEPPAEKTPTAERKILFWYDPMYPNTRFDKPGKSPFMDMDLVPKYADEESSASGVRIDPTQTQNLGVKTATVTRGPLTFAQNFPANVSYNEYQFAIVQARAAGFIDKVYPLTVGDKVQKGTPLLDLTIPDWVEAQSEYLLLRETGGTATQTDGILERLRLAGMPEADIRRLITTQKIQTRFTLKAPIDGVITAFDLRAGMNIAKDNVVAKIQGMDPVWVTAAIPESIAWLVKDASQFTLTVPARPDKTLSIRKWTLLPGVDAATRTLQLRLEVDNDDEALKPGMNAWLQLNTASEPMLLIPSQALIDTGNEQRVITVDADGHFVPKRVAVFQASQGVTALRSGLAEGEKVVSSGLFLIDSEANISGALERMRSESATHAH
- the cusF gene encoding Cu(+)/Ag(+) efflux RND transporter periplasmic metallochaperone CusF — translated: MKKALQVVMFSLFTVIGFNAQANEHHHETMSEAQPQVISATGVVKTIDLESKKITIHHDPIAAVNWPEMTMRFTITPQTKMSEIKTGDKVAFNFVQQGNLSLLQDIKVSQ
- the cusC gene encoding Cu(+)/Ag(+) efflux RND transporter outer membrane channel CusC, whose product is MSPCKLLPFCVALALTGCSLAPDYQRPAMPVPQQFSLSQNGQVNAVDNYQNAGWRTFFVDNQVKTLISEALVNNRDLRMATLKVQEARTQYRLTDADRYPQLNGEGSGSWSGNLKGDSATTREFSTGLNASFDFDFFGRLKNMSEAERQNYLATEEAQRAVHILLVSNVAQSYFNQQLAYAQLQIAEETLRNYQQSYAFVEKQLLTGSSNVLALEQARGVIESTRSDIAKRQGELAQANNALQLLLGSYGKLPQAQTVNSDSLQSVKLPAGLSSQILLQRPDIMEAEHALMAANANIGAARAAFFPSISLTSGISTASSDLSSLFNASSGMWNFIPKIEIPIFNAGRNQANLDIAEIRQQQSVVNYEQKIQNAFKEVADALALRQSLNDQISAQQRYLASLQITLQRARALYQHGAVSYLEVLDAERSLFATRQTLLDLNYARQVNEVSLYTALGGGWQQ
- the cusR gene encoding copper response regulator transcription factor CusR encodes the protein MKLLIVEDEKKTGEYLTKGLTEAGFVVDLADNGLNGYHLAMTGDYDLIILDIMLPDVNGWDIVRMLRSANKGMPILLLTALGTIEHRVKGLELGADDYLVKPFAFAELLARVRTLLRRGAAVIIESQFQVADLMVDLVSRKVTRSGTRITLTSKEFTLLEFFLRHQGEVLPRSLIASQVWDMNFDSDTNAIDVAVKRLRGKIDNDFEPKLIQTVRGVGYMLEVPDGQ
- the cusS gene encoding Cu(+)/Ag(+) sensor histidine kinase CusS; the encoded protein is MASKPFQRPFSLATRLTFFISLATIAAFFVFAWIMIHSVKVHFAEQDINDLKEISATFKRVLNHPEETQARRLMTLEDIVSGYSNVLISLADSHGKTVYHSPGAPDIREFARDAIPDKDARGGEVYLLSGPTMMMPGHGHGHMEHSNWRMINLPVGPLVDGKPIYTLYIALSIDFHLHYINDLMNKLIMTASIISILIVFIVLLAVHKGHAPIRSVSRQIQNITSKDLDVRLDPQTVPIELEQLGLSFNHMIERIEDVFTRQSNFSADIAHEIRTPITNLITQTEIALSQSRSQKELEDVLYSNLEELTRMAKMVSDMLFLAQADNNQLIPEKKMLNLADEVGKVFDFFEALAEDRGVALRFVGDKCQVAGDPLMLRRALSNLLSNALRYTPPGKAIVVRCQTVDHQVQVTVENPGAPIAPEHLPRLFDRFYRVDPSRQRKGEGSGIGLAIVKSIVVAHKGTVAVTSDARGTRFVIGLPERE
- a CDS encoding SMI1/KNR4 family protein; the encoded protein is MEKIIEQIKPFWTKYDSLSEKDMMLLESNFTHRFPEDMKEFFLWSNGGAGKFHNIYISLWPLDEIKELNDGYLINHYLGEQFMAFGSDGGPICFLLDYRNPEHTRISSVNFGDLDIAEVKQIAISFDVFLELAGNGKIISNNL